The genomic region CACCGACATCTCCACCGACCCCCTCACCACGAAGGCAGGCTGACCATGGACACCACCGACGCACCCACCCCCGGCACCTTGCGGATCGGCTGGATCGGAGCCGGCCGGATGGGCGCTGCCATGGCCACCCGCCTGGCCCGGGCCGGCGAGGACGTCACCGTCTGGAACCGCACCCGCTCCAAGGCCGAGGCGCTGACCGACGTCGGCTGCTCGGTCGCCGACACCATCGCCGACCTGCGCGGCCACGACGTCGTCTTCACGATGGTCTCCACGCCCGCCGACCTCGAGCAGGTGCTCGTCGGCGAGGGCGGACTGCTGGCCGACCCCGACCACGTGCCCTCGGTGGTCGTCGACTGCTCGACGGTCTCGACGGAGTCGTCGGCGGCGATGCGCGAGGCCTGCACCGAGCGCGGCGTGGACTTCCTCGCCTCGCCCGTCAGCGGCAACGGCAAGGTCGTCACCTCCGGTGGGCTCAGCCTGGTCGTCTCCGGACCCGAGGAGACCTACCTGCGCGTCGCGCCGCTGCTCGAGCACCTGGGCAAGGGAGCGACGTACGTCGGCGAGGGCGACGTGGCCCGGCTGGCCAAGATCTGCCACAACCTGATGCTCGGCGTGGTCACCCAGTGCCTGGCCGAGATCACGGTGCTGGCCGAGAAGGGCGGGATGCCGCGCGCGGCCTTCCTGGAGTTCCTCAACAACTCGGTGATGGGCTCGGTCTTCACCCGCTACAAGTCCCCGGCCTTCGTCAACCTCGACTACACCCCGACCTTCACGCCGGTGCTGCTGCGCAAGGACTTCGACCTCGGCTTCGCCGCGGCCCACGACCTCGACGTGCCGATGCCGGTGGCCGCGGCCACCGCGGCGGCCGTGCAGGCCAGCGTCAGCAGCGGGCGGCTCTCCGAGGACTTCGCGATCCTGCTCGACCTGCAGGCCGCCGCGTCGGGGATCAGCCTCAAGCCCGAGGACGTCGTCGTCGACGACGGCCTGGGCGGGTGAGCCCGGTGGCGGGTCGACCGCTGCCGGCGCCCGGTCACATGGGCGTCGACTACGAGCGGCGCGTGGACTTCGACCGGCTGCGCGACTACCGCCTGGGCCGGGCCAAGGCGGCGCTCGAGAGCAGCGAGTGCGGGGCGTTCCTGCTCTTCGACTTCTACAACATCCGCTACACCACGCAGACGTGGATCGGCGGTGCGCTGGGCGACAAGATGATCCGCTACGCGCTCCTGGCCCGCGACAAGGAGCCGGTGCTGTGGGACTTCGGCTCCGCGGTCAAGCACCACCAGCAGCACTCGCGCTGGGTGCCGAAGGAGAACTACCGCGCCGGCTTCCTGGGCTTCCGCGGCGCGGTGGCCCCGTCGGTCGGGCTGATGCAGAGCGCGGTCTCCGAGATCAAGTCGCTGCTGGTCGAGGCGGGGGTGGCCGACCTGCCGGTCGGCATGGACATCGTCGAGCCCCCGTTCCTCTTCGAGATGGAGCGCCAGGGCCTGCGCGTCGTCGACGCCCAGCAGCTGATGCTCGACGCGCGGTGCATCAAGTCGCACGACGAGATCGTCCTGCTCAACCAGGCGGCGGCGATGGTCGACGGCGTCTACCAGGACATCACCGAGGCGCTCAAGCCCGGCGTGCGCGAGAACGAGATCGTGGCGCTGGCCAACAAGCGGCTCTACGAGATGGGCTCCGACCAGGTCGAGGCCGTCAACGCGATCTCGGGCGAGCGCTGCAACCCGCACCCGCACAACTTCACCGACCGGCTGATCCGCCCGGGCGACCAGGCGTTCTTCGACATCATCCACTCCTTCAACGGCTACCGGACCTGCTACTACCGCACGTTCGCCGTCGGCAGCTCGACCCCGTCCCAGCGCGACGCCTACACCCAGGCGCGCGAGTGGATGGACCGCGGCATCGACGGCATCAAGGCCGGGGTCGGCACCGACGAGGTCGCCGCGCTGCTGCCGAAGGCCGAGGAGTTCGGCTTCGACAGCGAGATGGAGGCCTTCGGGCTGCAGTTCGCCCACGGCCTGGGCCTGGGGCTGCACGAGCGCCCGATCATCTCCCGCCTCAACTCCATGAAGGAGCCGGTCGAGCTGCAGGTGGGGATGGTCTTCGCGCTGGAGACCTACTGCCCGGCCTCCGACGGCTACTCCGCGGCCCGCATCGAGGAGGAGATCGTCATCACCGAGGACGGCCCCCAGGTGCTCACGCTCTTCCCGGCCGACGAGCTCTTCGTCACCAACCCCTACTGATCCCCAGCCGACCCACCGCGCGAAAGGTCTCGCCATGAGCGACCTCACCCTCGACCAGATCACCGACCTGCCGCTCGACCTGTGCGTCGGCGGCAAGGTCGTGCCGGCCTCCGACGGAGGCCGGTTCGACGTGCTCGACCCCGCCACCGGCCGGGTGCTGGCCAGCGTGGCCGACGGCACCGTCGACGACGCGATGGCGGCGGTCGACGCCGCCGCCGCTGCTGCCGACGCGTGGGCCGCGGCGCCCCCGCGCGAGCGCTCCGAGGTGCTGCGACGCGCCTTCGAGCTGATGCGCGAGCGCGGCGAGGAGCTCGCCTTCCTGATCTCCCTCGAGAACGGCAAGGCACTCACCGACGCCCGCGGCGAGGTGGCCTACGCCGCC from Nocardioides salarius harbors:
- a CDS encoding NAD(P)-dependent oxidoreductase, giving the protein MDTTDAPTPGTLRIGWIGAGRMGAAMATRLARAGEDVTVWNRTRSKAEALTDVGCSVADTIADLRGHDVVFTMVSTPADLEQVLVGEGGLLADPDHVPSVVVDCSTVSTESSAAMREACTERGVDFLASPVSGNGKVVTSGGLSLVVSGPEETYLRVAPLLEHLGKGATYVGEGDVARLAKICHNLMLGVVTQCLAEITVLAEKGGMPRAAFLEFLNNSVMGSVFTRYKSPAFVNLDYTPTFTPVLLRKDFDLGFAAAHDLDVPMPVAAATAAAVQASVSSGRLSEDFAILLDLQAAASGISLKPEDVVVDDGLGG
- a CDS encoding M24 family metallopeptidase, which gives rise to MAGRPLPAPGHMGVDYERRVDFDRLRDYRLGRAKAALESSECGAFLLFDFYNIRYTTQTWIGGALGDKMIRYALLARDKEPVLWDFGSAVKHHQQHSRWVPKENYRAGFLGFRGAVAPSVGLMQSAVSEIKSLLVEAGVADLPVGMDIVEPPFLFEMERQGLRVVDAQQLMLDARCIKSHDEIVLLNQAAAMVDGVYQDITEALKPGVRENEIVALANKRLYEMGSDQVEAVNAISGERCNPHPHNFTDRLIRPGDQAFFDIIHSFNGYRTCYYRTFAVGSSTPSQRDAYTQAREWMDRGIDGIKAGVGTDEVAALLPKAEEFGFDSEMEAFGLQFAHGLGLGLHERPIISRLNSMKEPVELQVGMVFALETYCPASDGYSAARIEEEIVITEDGPQVLTLFPADELFVTNPY